GCGGCACGCGCAGGCTGACCTCCCGGGTCAGCCGGCTGGTGGTGTCGACCTCACTGGGGATGACGTCGGTCTCCCCGGGCAGCAGCAGCACGTCGTCATAGGTGAGACCCAGTTGGCCGAACTTGGCGGGAACGTCGAAGGAATGGGCGGGCGCAGGAGACTCCTCGAAGGCCATTACCGAAGTGTAGGAGGCCGGGCTGAGCCCGCCGAACGGAGGTCAGTGCCCGTCGTCGGTGCTGGTCGGCGTCGGGACGCTCGACGAGCTGGACTGCGAGGATCCGCTGCTGGACGACGAGCTGCTCGACGGCGTGACGATCGGGGACCAGATGGGTGTGCCCGTGGTGCTCGTGGCCGTGGGCGACGGCGACCGGGTCGGCTTCGGCGGGCGTGGCGGGTGCGTGGGGTGCGGCCGCCTCGTCGGCGAACCCGGCGAGGTGCTCGAACTCGACGGGGTCGACCTCGGCGTGGGCGTGGTGGGCGTCGCCGAGCTCGTGCTGGACGACGTGCTGCTCGGGGCCGACGACGGCGAGGCCGACGAGCGCGGCGACGCGCTCGTGGCGGCGGGAGAGGCGGAGCTGCTCCCCGGCGGGGCGCCGTGGTGCCGCAGCACCGCGCCCGGCAGGACGCGGGGCAGTGCGGACGGACGGGACGACCGGGACTGCGAGGACGGGGGCAGGCCGATCCCGGTGGACGGCATCCGCGTGACGCCCTGGTCCCCGGTCACCGCGCTACGGGTCCCGGCCGGCGCGCGGTGCGTCGAGGTCGCGGCTCGGGTGCTGACCGGCCCGGCGGCACCCGCGCCGAAGTCGGAGCTGCGGTGCACGAAACCCATCTGCTGGGCGACCCGGCTCAGCCCGGGCACGCCGCTCACGGCGGCTGCGACACCGGAGACCGACAGGGTCCCGACGGTGATCGCGGCGATGACGCCGACGCGGGCACGGGTGTGCCTGGTGCGTGCGTAACGGCCGACCGGCCGCGGGTGGTCGGGGGCGTCGATCTGGCGGACCCACTCCTGCAGGGCGTCACCGGCCACGTCGGTATGACGCGGCGGCCGCCGGCCACCGATCGCGTCGAGCATCTGGTCGTCGCGCCGGATGTCCTCGATGTTCGGCGTCACAGCTCGCGCTCCTCGCCGTCGAGGAAGCCACGCAACCGGCCGAGCGCCCGGTGCTGCGCCACCCGCACCGCACCGGCCGACATGCCCAGGGCGTCCGCCGTCTCCTCCGCGGAGAGACCGACGGCGACGCGCAGGACGAGGATCTCACGGTGTTGTGCCGGCAACCGGTCGAGCAGGGCCCACAGTCGCCCGGACTGCTCGTCGGCCATCGCGCAGTCCTCGGGGCCCGGAGCGGCGTCGGCCGAGTCCGGGATCTCGTCGGTCGGCGTCGGGCGACGGATCACCCCACGCTGCACGTCAGCCACCTTGTTGGCGGCCACACGGTAGACGAAGGCTTCGAAGGGTGCGCCGCGGTCGGCATAGCGCGGCAGCGCTGTGAGCACAGCCACGCACACCTCCTGCGCCGCGTCGGCCGCGGCATCGGCGGCAGCAGAGAAACGCCCCAGCTTGCCGCGTGCGTAACGGACGGCCAGCTGATGGACGGCTGCCATGAGTTCGTCGGTCGCGGCCGCATCACCGTCGCGCGCAGCCGTGGCCAGATCACGCAGCGAAACCCGCGCGTCCGACCGTGACATCGGCCGAAGGGGCGAAAACGTTACGGGGGCAGCACCCACCGCCTCGGCCAGGCCCTCCTGGCCGACCCTCGATCGTGAAATCCCCGAGCTCACGTTCTTCCTAGATCCGGAAACAGGTCGTACGTGCAAGTAACCGTAGCTGCCAGAGTATGACGACAGGTACGGCCGGTGCCAGCCCGCCGGAAAACCGCGCCGTTCTGCGATCCGGTCGCAAGACGGCCGCTGTTCGCGCCCGCGGACCCCGCAGGATGCGGGACGGCCCCGCCATACCGAGGTGCTGTATGGCGGGGCCGCAGGGCCGGATCGCGGAGGCGATCAGTGGCCGTGGCCGTGACCGTGACCGGCCTCGGCGTCGTCGTCTTCCTTCTTGTCGACCACGAGCGTGTCGGTGGTCAGCACCATCGACGCGATCGACGCGGCGTTGCGCAGCGCGGAGCGGGTGACCTTGACCGGGTCGATGACGCCCTGCTTGATCAGGTCGCCGTACTCGCCGGTGGCGGCGTTCAGGCCGCTGCCGACCGGCTCCTCGCGCACGCGGGACACTGCCACGTAGCCCTCGAGGCCGGCGTTCTCGGCGATCCAGCGCAGCGGCTCGACCGAGGCCTTGGCGATCAGCGCGGCGCCGGTGGCCTCGTCACCCGTGAGGTCGAGCTTCTCGACCACGGACGACGCGTGCACCAGGGCCGAGCCACCGCCGGCGACGATGCCCTCCTCGATGGCCGCACGGGTCGCCGAGATGGCGTCCTCGATGCGGTGCTTCTTCTCCTTCAGCTCCACCTCGGTGTGGGCGCCGACCTGGATGACGCAGACGCCACCGGCCAGCTTGGCGAGGCGCTCCTGCAGCTTCTCGCGGTCCCAGTCGGAGTCGGTGCGCTCGATCTCGGCCTTGAGCTCCTTGACCCGGCCGCCGACGGCCTCGGCGTCACCCTGACCGTCCACGATGGTGGCGGTGTCCTTGGTGACGACGACGCGGCGGGCCTGGCCCAGCATGTCCAGGTCGACCTGGTCGAGCTTGAGGCCGACCTCCTCGGCGATGACCTGGCCACCGGTGAGGATCGCGATGTCCTGCAGCATGGCCTTGCGGCGGTCGCCGAAGCCCGGCGCCTTGACGGCGACGACGTTGAAGGTGCCACGGATCTTGTTGACCACCAGCGTGGACAGGGCCTCGCCCTCGATGTCCTCGGCGATGATCAGCAGCGGCTTACCGGACTGCACGACCTTCTCCAGCAGCGGCAGGATGTCGGCGATCGCCGAGATCTTGCCCTGGTTGATCAGGACGTAGGCGTCCTCGAGCACCGCTTCCATGCGCTCGGTGTCGGTGACGAAGTAGGGCGAGATGTAGCCCTTGTCGAACTGCATGCCCTCGGTGAACTCCAGGGCGGTCTCGGCGGTCGAGGACTCCTCGACGGTGATGACGCCGTCCTTGCCGACCTTGTCGAACGCCTCGGCGATCAGCCCGCCGATCGTCTGGTCCTGCGCGGACAGGGCGGCGACCTGGGAGATCTCCTCCTTGCCCTCGAGCTCGCGGGCGCTGGCCAGCAGCTGCTCGCTGATCGCGTCGACGGCCTGGTCGATACCGCGCTTGAGGGCGGCCGGGCCGGCTCCCGCGGCGACGTTGCGCAGGCCTTCCTTGACCATCGCCTGGGCGAGCACGGTCGCGGTGGTGGTGCCGTCACCGGCGATGTCGTTGGTCTTGGTGGCGACTTCCTTCGCCAGCTGCGCGCCGAGGTTCTCGTACGAGTCCTCGAGCTCGACCTCACGGGCGATGGTGACGCCGTCGTTGGTGATGGTCGGCGCGCCCCACTTCTTGTCGATGACGACGTTGCGACCCTTCGGGCCCAGCGTCACCTTGACGGCGTTGGCGAGGGCGTCGACGCCCCGCTCG
This genomic window from Flexivirga oryzae contains:
- the shbA gene encoding RNA polymerase sigma factor ShbA, translated to MSRSDARVSLRDLATAARDGDAAATDELMAAVHQLAVRYARGKLGRFSAAADAAADAAQEVCVAVLTALPRYADRGAPFEAFVYRVAANKVADVQRGVIRRPTPTDEIPDSADAAPGPEDCAMADEQSGRLWALLDRLPAQHREILVLRVAVGLSAEETADALGMSAGAVRVAQHRALGRLRGFLDGEEREL
- the groL gene encoding chaperonin GroEL (60 kDa chaperone family; promotes refolding of misfolded polypeptides especially under stressful conditions; forms two stacked rings of heptamers to form a barrel-shaped 14mer; ends can be capped by GroES; misfolded proteins enter the barrel where they are refolded when GroES binds): MAKELEFNDSARKALERGVDALANAVKVTLGPKGRNVVIDKKWGAPTITNDGVTIAREVELEDSYENLGAQLAKEVATKTNDIAGDGTTTATVLAQAMVKEGLRNVAAGAGPAALKRGIDQAVDAISEQLLASARELEGKEEISQVAALSAQDQTIGGLIAEAFDKVGKDGVITVEESSTAETALEFTEGMQFDKGYISPYFVTDTERMEAVLEDAYVLINQGKISAIADILPLLEKVVQSGKPLLIIAEDIEGEALSTLVVNKIRGTFNVVAVKAPGFGDRRKAMLQDIAILTGGQVIAEEVGLKLDQVDLDMLGQARRVVVTKDTATIVDGQGDAEAVGGRVKELKAEIERTDSDWDREKLQERLAKLAGGVCVIQVGAHTEVELKEKKHRIEDAISATRAAIEEGIVAGGGSALVHASSVVEKLDLTGDEATGAALIAKASVEPLRWIAENAGLEGYVAVSRVREEPVGSGLNAATGEYGDLIKQGVIDPVKVTRSALRNAASIASMVLTTDTLVVDKKEDDDAEAGHGHGHGH